In the Brassica napus cultivar Da-Ae chromosome A7, Da-Ae, whole genome shotgun sequence genome, one interval contains:
- the LOC125576711 gene encoding replication protein A 70 kDa DNA-binding subunit A-like, producing the protein MIYRFLPLRFYIHLLIDVLFASKKFLAFQPLIAMKLSGVSDTVKTNGEAAIPSSSVNPVAQPGVSSGDVNPIPSGLVKPVAQTDVSSGDAIPMKSKDVTAEAKNSIKPNGKTGASSGLKLGVRGRASVSSVDKGKAIVSENVGKVITFKDITFGPHEDEVRFRLIHFWEAWNVQTKVLIGIEMLLIDEEESVIQGFIPYGRIDTYLRHMKTGATYRLNKFFGSKSKTIYRVAESSVTICFSSNSVLSGLEDSSISFPVDRFRIHGHKEFEAGSDLRGDLYDYIGHIKLVNGKVPGDGLLLDESEIAKSRRVELHVQTHDDPVLKLYLWDKVAFEFCEKFKVSGGTARVILVTTLNPKWFGGVLSISSMASSRVFLDGDVQETLLYLSWLDSNLDVASRVNAEVVTKPELATLGDLFSYMNQASAKVAWFECTATIYDVVNGSIWYYIGCGVCHTKATKGPTTLMCKKCGKSEIVGVPQYLSKLSVYDHSDQAVFVVLGDAGEELTGKKAAELVERYYEANDSVGEDHIVPVPQAMIDTIGQTRKFIVKVSTHNLTAKTQTLTVTKVLPLEAPEPEGNVGVNVGKEGDSVSEDHADKLVKRGADGIESEGVKRAKCG; encoded by the exons ATGATTTATCGCTTTCTTCCTCTGAGATTCTATATACATCTCTTAATCGATGTTTTATTTGCATCAAAAAAATTTCTAGCCTTTCAACCGCTCATTGCGATGAAGTTATCCGGTGTTTCCGACACAGTGAAAACGAACGGCGAAGCGGCGATCCCCTCCAGTTCGGTCAACCCCGTCGCCCAACCCGGTGTATCTTCCGGCGATGTCAATCCGATCCCCTCCGGTCTGGTCAAACCCGTCGCTCAAACCGATGTCTCTTCCGGCGATGCCATTCCGATGAAGTCAAAAGACGTAACGGCGGAAGCGAAGAATTCGATCAAACCAAACGGCAAAACTGGTGCCTCCTCCGGTCTCAAACTCGGTGTTAGAGGCAGAGCCTCTGTCTCATCCGTCGATAAAGGCAAAGCTATCGTCTCCGAGAACGTGGGAAAGGTTATTACCTTCAAAGACATCACTTTCGGGCCCCATGAAGACGAGGTGCGGTTCCGGTTGATCCACTTTTGGGAGGCTTGGAATGTTCAGACGAAGGTGCTTATCGGCATCGAAATGCTTCTCATCGACGAAGAG GAGAGTGTTATCCAGGGCTTCATCCCCTATGGAAGGATTGACACATATTTGCGCCACATGAAAACTGGTGCTACATACCGACTCAACAAGTTTTTCGGATCAAAGAGCAAGACTATCTACCGGGTAGCTGAGTCGAGTGTCACTATTTGCTTCTCAAGTAACTCTGTCCTCTCTGGACTCGAGGACAGTTCGATCAGCTTTCCTGTAGATCGGTTCCGGATTCATGGACACAAAGAATTTGAAGCTGGCTCCGACTTGAGAGGTGATCTTTATG ATTATATTGGCCACATCAAACTTGTGAATGGGAAGGTCCCCGGTGACGGTCTTCTGCTTGATGAGTCAGAGATAGCAAAATCTCGCCGAGTTGAGCTTCACGTTCAAACACATGA CGATCCCGTGCTGAAGCTGTACCTCTGGGACAAGGTTGCGTTTGAGTTCTGTGAAAAGTTTAAAGTATCTGGTGGCACTGCACGCGTTATCTTGGTCACCACCTTAAACCCGAAATGGTTTGGAG GCGTCCTATCTATATCTTCTATGGCGTCTTCACGGGTATTTCTGGATGGTGATGTCCAAGAAACGCTGTTGTACCTCAGCTG GTTGGACTCGAACCTAGATGTTGCCAGCAGAGTTAACGCAGAGGTGGTCACTAAGCCTGAGTTAGCGACACTGGGAGACCTCTTCTCTTATATGAATCAGGCATCCGCTAAG GTTGCTTGGTTTGAGTGCACAGCAACAATTTATGATGTCGTGAACGGTTCTATATGGTATTATATAGGCTGCGGTGTGTGCCATACTAAGGCAACAAAAGGTCCTACAACGCTTATGTGTAAGAAATGTGGGAAGAGTGAGATCGTCGGTGTGCCGCA GTATCTATCGAAGCTCTCTGTATATGACCATAGCGATCAAGCCGTTTTTGTTGTCCTTGGTGATGCTGGTGAGGAATTGACTGGAAAGAAAGCTGCTGAGTTGGTGGAGCGATATTACGAG GCCAATGATAGTGTGGGAGAGGATCACATAGTTCCAGTGCCTCAAGCCATGATTGATACCATCGGACAGACCCGGAAGTTCATTGTGAAGGTATCAACCCACAACCTGACTGCCAAGACCCAAACTTTAACTGTGACAAAAGTGCTCCCACTTGAAGCCCCAGAACCCGAAGGCAACGTAGGAGTGAACGTTGGTAAGGAAGGTGATAGTGTGAGTGAGGATCATGCAGATAAGTTGGTGAAAAGGGGTGCTGATGGGATTGAGTCGGAAGGTGTGAAGCGTGCCAAATGTGGCTAA